The genome window GTCGCCGTCAGCAGTCCGTGAACCATCCGCCGTCCCTCGTCGTCCGGTTCGGTGTGCTGCGGTTGCGTGTCGCCGGAGAGGTCGGCGAAGCGGTCGACCTCCTCGGGCGTGAACGTTCGTTCGACGGTGTAGCTCTCGCCCGGTGTCGGCGGTGTCATCGTTCGATGTACTACGCTCGCGCCGGGGTAAAATGAGAGGGGCCGCTCGGGCAATCCGCGGCTGTGGCGTCGACCTCGGCGCTCGGTACTGACGCGTCCGTCGCGTCGGCCGCGTGGCTGTCGATACGGCATCCTGTCGAGAGCCCGCATCGCCCGCTGTCACGCTCGGAACTGTCGACCGAGGATTCGTATAGCACCCAGTAGTGTATCAGACGCGTGACGACCGCACCGGTCCATCGAATCCCGACGGCGAGTCACTGACAGCTATTTACCGATGGGCCCACCAGTGCGAATCGATGCGCGAGGAGGCAGCCATCGAATCGACTATCGAGCGGTATCTCGACGGCGTCGAGGCGGGTAACTCCCGAAAGAACTACCGCTCGGTGTTGACCGAGTGGGCCGCGTGGCTTCGAGAGGAGGCGGGTGTGACCGCAGTCGACGCGGTGACGGTGATGCACTGTCGGCGCTACGCCCGACACCTCAAGCGACTCGTCCGGGAGGGCGACCTCCGAGCGAGCACGGCGAACACCTACTACGCGTACGTCCGAGCGTTTCTCGGATTCTGCGTCGCCGACGAGTTGGCAGGGACGAATCCGGCGAAATCGGCGCGTGCGACCGACGAACTCCCCGAAGACCACGGCGACAGGGACCGCCAGTTCTGGCGTCGTAAACAGCGTGATGCTATACTCAGCTACGTCGACCGGCGAGCCGAGGAGGCGCGAGCGAACGGCTCCGACCGAGAGATCCGTCGAGCGTTCCGAAACAGGGCGCTCGTCTCGCTGCTGGCGCTCTCGGGAGTCCGCGGCGGCGAGGCGTTCGCCGCTGCCGCCGACGAGCGACGAACGGGACTCCGGTGGAGCGACGTCGACGTCGACGCCAACGCCGTTCGGGTGTTCGGGAAATCCCGGGAGTACGAGTACGCACAGCTGCCCGAGCGCGCGAGCGCGGCGCTTCTCGACTACCGCGAGCGCTGTGAACCCGCAGACTCGTCGTGGCCGGTGTTTCCGACCGCTCACGGCCCGTCGCTCCGGCGGGCCGTCGAGACGCAGCTCGGCGAGCGGGGGTGGACCGACGAGGAGATAGACGACCGCTGTTCGGAGGACCCACTGTCCGCGGTACTCCGCGAAGAACGAGTAACGCCGCCGTCGCTCACGACGAACGGGGCGCGGAGCGTGATGAAACGTCTCTGTGCCGACGCGGGTATCGACGTGCGCGGCGAGTACCTCAAGCCCCACGGCGCGCGACGCGGACTCGGCCACGAACTGTACGCCAACGGCCACGCGGAACTCGCACAGTCGGCGCTCAGACACGCGAGTATCGAGACGACCCACGAGTCGTACTCGGACATCCGTGCGGCCGAGACTGCGAGAGAAGTCGACCGAGTTCTACAGCGCGACTAACCCTCGAAGTCGCCCTCGAGCGTCACGCGGTCCGCCGTCACGTCCGCGACGGAGCCCGAGCCGATGGGGTATCGTTCCTCGTCTGCACCGCTCCACGTGACTTGGACACCCTCGCCGAACCGGAGGTAGAAGCCCTCGTCGGTCACTTCGTCGACGGTCCCGACTTCGTTTCCGTCGTCGTCGTACACCGGCTTGTCGACGTCGTCCTCGG of Haloprofundus halophilus contains these proteins:
- a CDS encoding tyrosine-type recombinase/integrase, whose product is MREEAAIESTIERYLDGVEAGNSRKNYRSVLTEWAAWLREEAGVTAVDAVTVMHCRRYARHLKRLVREGDLRASTANTYYAYVRAFLGFCVADELAGTNPAKSARATDELPEDHGDRDRQFWRRKQRDAILSYVDRRAEEARANGSDREIRRAFRNRALVSLLALSGVRGGEAFAAAADERRTGLRWSDVDVDANAVRVFGKSREYEYAQLPERASAALLDYRERCEPADSSWPVFPTAHGPSLRRAVETQLGERGWTDEEIDDRCSEDPLSAVLREERVTPPSLTTNGARSVMKRLCADAGIDVRGEYLKPHGARRGLGHELYANGHAELAQSALRHASIETTHESYSDIRAAETAREVDRVLQRD